The genomic stretch TGGCTATTTTCGGCGTTGCGGCCGCCTCCGTGTCACTGGAGATGTGGGAGGGCTATTTGATCATCATGGCGCTGATCGGCTCTCTTGCCACTGTGGGCGGGAAAGTCGTGGCACCGGCAAAGGCCGGACGCTTTGCAGTGCAGGTCGCGCCAGAGCGTGCCTATGTTCTGCGGCCCCTCGCCAAAGGGTATCAACACCGCGTCTAAGCAGTACAAAGAGGGGGATCAGGCCGAGGCTTCCTGTGCCTTGTGATAATGGCCAGCCGCCGGTTCTGTCTCTTCGCTTTCACTGCTGTTGCGGTCAGGGTCATTGTGAAAGATGTTTTCGTCAGGACAGTCGGGACATTCCACCTGAATGGTCGAGTGGTGAATGTTATATTCCGTGGCCAGTATCTCCTTGACCGAATGCAGCACAGCCTGCGCCCGTGACGGGCCATCAACCTGAATATGCATCACCAGTCTTGGATCCTGCGGGGTCAGCATCCAGATTTGTAATTCATGGATATTGGAAATTGCGGGCACTTTCGCTTTCAGTCGGCCAATCATTTCCTCTGAGTCAAAATCCCTGGGAGCTCCCTGCAGAAGAACGCGCGCGGCATCATTCAGCAGCGGGAATGCTGAGCGCAGGATCAGGGCTGACACAATGACAGTCAGCAATACATCAATGGTCACCCAGCCTGTGGCCATAATCACAAGCGCTGAAATGATCGCTGCAGCAGAACCAAAAATATCAGCAAGGACATGCAGCATGGCCCCCCGCATATTCAGGTCCTCCATGTTGCCCCGGTGGAGTATGTAAAATGCAGCGATGTTAGCCCCAAGACCCAGCACGGCGACGGTCAGCATGAGGCCCGCAGAAATTTCCTGCGGATTGAACATCCGATGCGCAGACTCCCAGAATAGCCAGGCCACGAGCACAATCAGCCCGACGCCATTCAAAAAGCCTGCGAGAACCTGCGCACGTTTGAGTCCGTACGGAAAGCGGTCAGCGTCTGTGCTTTTGGCAGTCAGCCATTTGGCCATCAGCGCAAGGAACAATGCCCCGGCATCGGTCGCCATGTGTCCTGCATCGGCCATAAGCGCCAGTGAGCCAGACAGCAATCCCCCGAAAAACTCGACGATCATGAAAACGAAAATAATGACGAAAGCAAAAAGCAGCCTCTGCCTGTCAGCAGATTCATCCGCACAGGAACCATGATGATGGTGATGGTGAGACGAACTCATGGGTAAAAGTGCTCTCTCTCAGGTTGGGCAACTTGAGGAGTACATAGAACAATTTGGGTTATGCGAGCAAGAGAAATGAAAAATTCTGTAACAAAAACATTATGTTAAGTTATAATATCTCTTTTTGCACGATTGTAATACAAACATGATATATCTTGTAACGTGTGTTCAGGCACGACATCCGGTCAGTCCGGCAACCGGAAGAAGGCGTTCCCATCCCTGACGATTTGTCAGCGTTATCAAGCCGTTTTCCACATAGACGCCCCCCTCGAAACCAAGGCCGAATGATGCGTCAACATTGACGGATACAAGATCGGTGTCCGGGTCAATCGACGTGTACTGCTGACTGGATGTTATACCATAACGGCTCTCGCCAGACTGGCTAGTCAGACTGAGGCGCGTATCAGCACCTTCAATCATCATTTCTGCCCCCTCACCTTCGACGGCCTGAAAGACCAGCACAGGTTCTCTTTCATTGAGGGTCCATAATAACATGCCGCATTTGCCCGCAGGCAGGGATGCTTTGGACAACGCCTGCACATCCGGCGCTTCGGTTGCATTCACGTTGCGGGGCTGTGTGGGGGCCTTGGCAACCTCACGCGCGGGCATCCGATTGGAGATACTTTCACTGACTGATGCGCAGCCGGTCATGACAACAGCAGCGCCTGCAAACAGACACGATAATTTTCTGAACATGCCGTATCCTTCAAAGATCATGGATCAATCAGAAGATTGCCACGCTGAAGCATTACCAAGCGATCACCCTGCGAGTCAAAACCATATAATCTGAGCGCTGAAACAAGATCAGGCGTCGTAGAGCGAACTGTGACCTGCGCGAGATAATCCAGATTGCTTTCCAGTTGTATATCGAGATTGACCTGTTCTGACGGTCCCTGTCCCGCAACGGGGAGAAACAGTGTGCCGTCTTCGCAAAACCCGTTGCCTTCAAGGGGGAACCCCTGCCCGCCATAGCGGCGCGCTGTGGCGCGCAGACTGTCTGTCCAGAGCGTAAACTGTCCGTATTCACATGACTGACCACGAAACGACAGCGTATCAACATCTACGCGCAAGGCACCGCTCATCGGCGCATCGAAAGCATCCCTGATGCCATACTGCCCAAGATCCAGCATCAGGATTGTATCTTCAATGCGTATTTGGCGCGTGGCGGTAACACTTATCTGCCCCCCTGCTGCCAGAGAAAAACCATCTATGGTGAATCTGGTAGACACGCGGCCAGTGAGAAGTGGCAGGAAGCCCGTCTGCTGCTTAATATCACCAATCGGATAGTTCTGATACTGGGCATCATTTATTTCGCCATACCAGAGTGTCCCCTCAACGCTGCTCCATGACAATCCTCTGTCATCAAGGCCAGACCATTTCAGTACCAGGATCAATGGCAGGGAAGAAATAACATGCAGGACAAAAAGGAATAGACCTGCAAGACCGTACAGAGTCCGCTTTTTCATGACTGTCAGCCGCTCTGCACAAAAGTTATACTGGCATCAATCGTTCCGTCATTGCTGCGCGTATCATTTAACCGGGCATTCTGCACAACGATACGATGTTGCGCCTGCAATTCCTCCAACCAGACAAAAAAGTCTCCGGCAGGTGCCGCAGCAAAGGATATGGTCAACGTCTGATCTTCCTGATTTGTGCGGATATTGATCCAACGTAAGCCGGATTGCTGAGCCGTGCGGGTGATGATGCTGCGTAAGTTGTCTGCTGAAAGCTCAGTTGTGGCCTGCATGGCCGACGCCGACGCCGCACGATCTACCATTTGCGAGAGATTTTGTGCTGCGGTCAGGTTGCGGCTTGCCGTCGTATTGTAATTCATCAGGGGGCGCACGATCAGCATGGTAAAGGCAAAGACAGCCAGCAACACCAGCATGACCGATATCAGCAGTCTTTCCCGCTCACTTAGCCCTTTCCACCAGGTCATCATGCCGCTCCCCTGATCGTCAGACGTCCGGAATAGCCGTTTCCTGCTGGGGTCAGACTGCGTCCCTCATCGACTTGCAAGCCATACTGGGTCAGGGCCTCCTTGAGGCGATCAAGATCGTCAATCGTTGAAAACTGTAAATCGGCGATCAGTGTGCCGTCTTGCTGATATGTCAGTAAAGAGAGTTCCGCCCCGCCAAGCTCTTCCAGCGAAGCAGTCAAGCGGGCTGACAATAGGAGAAACCGGGACTGCGAGCCGTCAATCGCGCCGGCCAACTGTTGTGCCTGATTTCGCAGGTTCCGGATCGGCAGATCGGGATAGGCAACCCTGAATTTATCTTCGGCCTGCGCTGTAATACTATCCGCGGCAGCATTAAATCTGACTGCTTCCCCCAGCAGCGTAGCAAAAAACAGGACAAGACATGCTGCAATCATGGCGCCAGCCAGTCGCCATGGGCGCAAATGTTCTAACCAGTCTATGCCGGGTTCAAACTCCCCCTGTAGAATGTTCACAGGTCCGGCTTTATGAATGTTGGCCGTATAAAAATCAGTCAGCGTTGTTTCATCTTTGATCTGAAAGTGCTCAAGCTCGATATCTGCTGCATTGAGAACTGGATCAGAAGAGCGTGACAGTAATATCACTTTGGGGACGCTTTTTACGTCAAGAAGCCCAGGCACAAGATCCCTCGCGAATGCTTCTTCTACGGCAAACCCCTCGCCCTTGAAGTTATACAGTAGTCTGCCATTATCGGTGAGGATAACGGCGGCTGTTTCCTCCAGTGACAGACAAAGAAAGTCTGCGGTTACGCTGTCCGCACGGATGCCAAGGCCCGCGGCAGCAGAAATCCAGTCCTGCAGCAGATTTTTTTCTACCGCGATGACAGTTCGTTCATCGGCGCCACGCGCCTCGACCGCGCAGACATGCAGGTCCTCAACACCACTCCCCAGATCATCTTCGAGCAGAAACCGGGCGGACTGAAGGAATTGCTGACGGGATTTTGCCGGTGACGAAATCTGACGGGCCACGAAAGGCTCACCCTTAAGGATAAGCATAGTTTCAAGGTCCGGATTATGAGCGGTTGCGGCATAATCTGCCAACGAAGCGGACACATCGCTTCTGATAACGCTGCCTTCTCTGGCAACTGCCCAACGCAACGGATCGTCCGGCGTATCTCCCGCAAAGATAAGTTGCATCTGCATCAATTCATTAACCCGAACTTGCGCCTGATCGCTGTTGCCGATCCATCCCTGCTTACCTCAATCAGACTTGTCATGGCCAGTGTTGCGTCGTGATGGTTAACATCAGCCTTCAGGGTTATGTAGCGGCTCCAGAGATTGGGACGGCTTTGCACGCTTTCATCAATCGTGCCAGATGCGGCTTCCGGCAATAAGGCCCAGAACTGGTCAACGGTTTCAAACCCGCCTTCCGGCCTTGCCTCCAGAAGCCTGATGGTTTCATTCAATGAAACTGCACCGCCCATCATGGCATAAAGCACCAGCGCATTATCTTCCGTAACCATATTGATGTTCAAGGGTGATCGTTGCGTTGTAGGGTGTGCACAGACAAAAGGAGCAAGGCGCGCATAAACTTCTCCGGAATACCAGTAAATTGACCTCAACTCGCTGATATCTGCCAGCAAAGTATTCCCTGCGCGGTATGGCACCTCAAGCGAGGCATAGGCTGCATCTTCGGCACCTTCCGAATTCGGCAACCCGTCCGTATCGAGCCAGTCCACCAGTGAATCCGTCAAGGCACGTTGCAAGGATCCAGGTATCTCAAGGGCCGTGAGGAGAAGCTGGTATTCTGTGATCGCTGCCGGGTCTGCTCGCCGTTCCTGTTCGCTGGAACTGACAAGACTATTCAGGTTGAAGCAGACAGTTTCATCCTTCATCGACGCCGTCATCAAACCGGTTTCCAGCGGAAATGTGGCTGGCTCCTTTGCCCAGATATCCTGCAAGGTGTCGCGTGCAGGCTGTTGTTGCCACTGCGCTTCCAGCAATAACAGCCCGAAGGTTTCAGCTCCTTCAATATACCATCTGGCCTGTGTCAGTGCTTCAGCTGTGAATGCGCGCGCGGTCGTGACCTGTACCGTGCGGGTCATGGCAATGGCAATGGCCGCCAGTGTCGCCATCAAGAGCAGAACGACCAGCAAGGCAACGCCGCGTTGCGCCTTGCGACCAGCCCGTCGCCTTATGCAAGGACGGTGACGCATTACGCAGATGCTCCCCTGATGAAAAACAACTGGCGTACCGGCCCGAACACCGGATGCTCAAAATTCAACTCGACAGCACGCGGCGCAATGGCACCAACCCGGCTTTGCCACTGATCTCGCCAGCGTGGACCATCCAGAAAGCTGATTGAAACATCCGTTACGCTGTTAAAGAGCACCTGTTCGGTGAAAGGCGTCTCGTCAAGGCGGTCCAGAAAAGGCCAGACGCGACGTATGATTTTGTCCTCTACGAGCAGGTACTCAATATACTGAAGGGAAGATTGAGGATAGATATGGTTCGGATTGAATCGACCGTTACTGACAAGTGCGACAAGCAGTACCTCGCCCTCATCATTGATCAGAGGATCACCAAACTGGAAGTTACCGCCACGCATCGCCGCAGGTGTTCGCTGGCCGAGATCATTGCGCGTGAGCCGACCGGAAAGTTGCGCCATATCTGCCTTGATGAGCGATCTGGCAACCTGAAATTCCGCTGCCGTCTGCGTTGCCCGTGTTAACTGCCCGTCGCTGTCAAGGCCCAGTCGCATGATCACAAGACAACTGGTCGCAATTACACTGAAGACAGAAAGGGCGACCAGCATTTCCACAAGGGTGAGGCCTTTCTGGGCATGGCGCTTGTTCACAACCCGCCCTCCCTGAATGCCGTGACGGAACTGATTACCTGATTGCTGTCCCCAGGGCGTACGGTGACTGTCACCCGGAACATGCCGTCTGCAACAGTTTCTGCCAGCTCCCTTTCCCATATCCATACCTGACCGGCCAATTCAGCTTCTCCTTCGCTCGCCAGCGTCTGCGGCAAACTGAATGGGGCCAGTGTTTCTGTCATGACGTTCTCGGCAACAATGCCTGCCAGAACACGCTGTTCGATATCCGCAGTTGTGCGCACGGATTGAGCAATCAGCGCCAGCAGGGCAACGATTGCCGTTGACAGAATAAACATCGCAATCAGCACTTCAGTCAGGGTAAACCCTTTCTGATTTCCAGCGATAGAACGGCTACTCATCAGCAAGCCCTACCGTTACTTTTCCATCAGATGACTGACGAACATACCAAAGACTCCTTGCATCTGCGAGTGTTATCTCAACAGGCATAACCTCTCCTGTTGGCTGCCAGATAATATCCGGCGTTATGGGGCGCGTGTCTTCCCGCTTACTGCCTGACTGGCCCAGAGACTGACCAAGCGACTGACCAAGCGACTGACCAAGCGACTGACCTGGAGACTGGCTGCTGCTGACCCCCGCTGTGCCGGGGCGCAACAGCGTGGTGCGTGAAACCTCAAAGATGAGCTCGTCCGTCTGGGAATTCTCGGGGTTGGACGCGCCTGCCAGCTCAAGAGCCTGCCAACCCTGCCCATCGAAAAGCTGGAACTGGTAGGTGCTGACAGATATTTCCAGTGCGACCGGTCTGCCACCAGTGACTGACAATTCTTGGGCCGCTTTCATCTGTCGTCCCAGCTCGTATGCCATGCGTTCTGCAGTGCTTTTACCCGGTGGTATCGTGAGCACGACAACCCCTGCCAGCAAGCCGATAATCGCCAGTGCCACCAGAATTTCGACCAGCGTCAGACCGGATTGGGGGCGCCTATTGCCAGTTGCCAATATCGGCATCGTTGCCTTCGCCACCTTCGCGACCATCAGCCCCGAAGGAATAGATATCGATCTGACCGTTCTCACCGGGTGTCTGATAAACATACGGATTACCCCATGGATCGAGCGGCAGCTTGCGGATATAGCCGCCGGGACGATATGAGGCCGCTCTGTTTACCCCGTCCGGCACCGTCACCAGGGCTTGCAGGCCCTGTGCCGTTGTCGGGTATGTTTTCATATCCAGCCGATATTGATCGAGAGCGACCTCCAGACTGGAGATGTCCGCGCGGGCCTTCTGGATATCAGCCTGGTCGGCTGCCGGCAGGACGTTGATAACGACAATGGTAGTCAGCAGGCCCAGAATGACCAGCACCACCATCATCTCCACAAGCGTCAGACCGCGCTGGCGGTTTCGCCGGAGTTCTCTGCGTTTTTTCTGCATGTTCATCATGGTCGTAACCTTCACTTCTACCCGACTGTCAGCGTGTTGATCTGTAACACCGGCACGAGGATCGCCAGCATTACAGTCATGATAATAAGCCCCATGCCTACAACAATTACCGGCTCGATCAAGCGCAGCGCGACGGTGGTCGCCGTATCAAACTCACTCTCCATCTGGGCGGCTGTCTTGTCGAGCATGAGAGGTAACTCGCCTGCCCGCTCACCAGCTGCAACCATATAGCCCAGCATGGGTGGGAATGCGGCCGCCTTCTGTAACCCGCCGGCGAGCGATGCACCCTCGCGCACAGATGTGAGTGTATCTGCCAGCTGTTCGCGCAGGCGGGTGTTCATCACCGTACGCCGGGATGCCTGCAGACAGTCAAGGAGAGGCACACCCGACGCAAACAGCGTCGAAAGGGTTCGGGCAAAACGGGCAGCATCCATGCCCTTTGCCAGCCGCCCGAAAACCGGCAAGCGCAGCAGGAAAGTATCTACCCTGAGCCGCATGGCCGGTATGCTCAACGCACGCCAGAAACCCATGACCGCAAGCACGGTCACTATCAGCAACCAGATACCCCAGTTCTGCAGGAAGCCGGAGACGCCGATGACAAGCCGAGTCACGAGCGGCAGTTGCGCTCCCATAGTATCAAACTGCTCGACAATCTTTGGCACGATAAAAATCATCATGCCGGAGATGACCAGAGTGGCTATCACGGCAAGAGCAGCGGGATAGATCAGCGAAGTCATCGCTTTCATGAGGGTCGCCCGGTTCTTTTCCAGCATGTCCGCCAGACGAACCATCACTGTTCCGAGATCACCGGAAGTCTCGCCTGCTGCAATGATGCCGCGATAAAGGTCAGAAAATATCAGTGGATGTTCGGCCAGGGCATCTGATAATCGCCAGCCTTCTATCACACGTGAACGGATCGTCAGCAATGTGCCGCGCACCCCGGGCTTGTTCATCTGAGCGGCCACAGCATTGAGCGCTTCTTCAACCGGGGTTGCAGAATTTACCAGAATAGCGATCTGGCGCGTCACCAGGACAACATCATGCTTTGAAAAGGAAGGTTTCTTGCGCTTTTGCCCGTCGACATCCATGCCGACATTTTCGAGACTCAACGGTGTCAGGCCGCGATCAAGTAACTCACGGCGGGCAAGACGCACACTGTCAGCAGAGAGAATGCCCTTTCGGGTTTTTCCCGTCGTATCCAGCGCCTGATACTGAAACGCGGTCATGAGAGGCTCTCCTCTGCCTGATCTTTCTGCAGAACGCGCAATACTTCCTCAACAGAGGTGATGCCATTGCGCGCATGGGCAAAGCCATTCTGAAGCAATGTCTGTGCATTGCGGAATGCATGATTTGCCAGCTCCTGCTCGCTGGCATCTTCATGGATCATCTTCTTTAGCGCCTCGTCAGCAATAACCAATTCGTACACGCCGACGCGGCCTTCATAACCGGTATGATTACAGCGGCCACAGCCTGCGGGTTTGTAGAGTGTCACAGCCTCCTCAGGCGAGGCCCCGAGCAGGTGCAACTGTGCAGCTTCCGCCTCATACGGAACCTTGCAGGCAGGACAGAGCTGACGCAGCAGGCGTTGCGCCATCACACCCGCCAGTGTGGATGAGAGCAGGAATGCCTCCACGCCCATATCCCGCAACCGGGTCATAGCCCCAACGGCAGAATTTGTGTGAACAGTGGACAGCACCAGATGTCCCGTGAGACTTGCCTGTACTGCAATCTGAGCTGTTTCCACATCACGGATTTCGCCCACCATCACAATATCAGGATCTTGCCGAAGGATGGCCCGAAGGCCCGCTGCGAAAGTCATGCCGACTTTGGTGTTAACCTGCGTCTGGCCAACACCGTCCAAAGCATATTCCACCGGGTCTTCCACTGTCAGGATATTCCGTGAGGGATCATTCAGCAGGGAAAGAGCACCATAAAGCGTGGTGGTTTTACCAGAGCCCGTTGGCCCGGTGACAAGAATAATGCCGTTCGGGCGTTGCAACAGCGACTTGAACCGCCCCAGCAAAGCCGAAGACATCCCCAGTGTGTCCAGGTCAAGCCGTGCCTGCTCCTTGTCAAGAAGGCGCATGACAACACGCTCGCCAAAGCGGGAAGGCAACGTCGAAATCCGTACATCAACGGCCCGCCGCCCCAGAGAAATAGAGATCCTGCCATCCTGTGGCACACGCTTTTCGGCGATATCCAGCCTTGCCATCACCTTGACCCGGGATGTCAGAACCGGAGTCATCCGCGCTGGCAGATTCAAAACCTCGCGTAGAACGCCATCAATGCGCAACCGAACCGAGACTTCTTTTTCATACGGCTCAATGTGAATATCAGACGCCTTCGTCTTGACCGCTTCAGCAATGAGCGCATTGATGAGACGAATGACCGGGGCGTCATCTTCGCTGTCGAGAAGATCGGCTGTTTTTGGCAACCCCTCAGCCAGACTTGAGAGATCTTCGTCACCTGTTGCCCCAAGCTCATCTGTTGAAATGCCTTCAACGGAATAAATCTCGGAGAGACGTCGCTCGAATATATCATCCGGCAAGTCTTCCAGAGTGACCGGCCGCCCCAGGAACCGCCTGGCCTCAATCCGTGCCCAGATATTTTCCTGTACATTTTCGGATGGCTTTTTTTGCCCGACAACGAAGCCCGGCTCGCGCCTGGCCAGAACGATCAGCCCTTTGTCGCGCGCAAAAGAATAGCTGAACTTAGGCAGCGGCAGCTCATCTGCCGTTGCGTCTTTCGGTTCGCCCTTGGTGACTGTGTCTGACATTGTACTGTCCACCTGGTCAGTACTGCTCCTCATAGACCGGGGCAGGAAGAATATCGGGATCGACACTCAAATACTCTTCCACAAGTCGGTCTATGGAGGGTTTTTCATTTCGGCTTTTCAGAAGCTGTTGCTCCCGGACATAATCATACTTTCTGGCAGTTACACGGCGTGCTGTCGCTTCATCACGCAGGATCGTTGGCTTGATGAAGATCATCAGGGTGCTTTTGGTTGTGGAGCGCGCGCTGCTTTTGAACAGATTGCCTGCAATTGGAATATCTCCCAGAAACGGCACTTTATTTTCAGTGATCTGACGATTGTCATCTATCAGCCCGCCCAGAACCAGAATGGACCCGTTATCCGCATTAGCGGTTGTGGATACGCTGGCCTTGTTGGTCACGAATTCCTGATTAACGCTGGTCAGCGCGCCATTGATGCTGGACACTTCCTGTGTAATCTCCAGGCGAATTGTGTCCCCGTCACTGATCTGAGGTGTTACTTCCAGAATGATCCCAACTTCCTGTCGCTCAACCGTGCGGAATGTATTGCTGAAGTCGGTCCCTGTCTGCTCTCCCGTCGTGATCGGAATTTCCTGACCAACCTGCAAGCGCGCAGGCTGATTATCGAGGGTTACTGTAAACGGCGTGGAGAGAATATTTGAATCTGTGTCAGCTTCAATGGCCGTCAAGATGGCCCCGAAAATTGTCCCGTCAGCAGACTTGCCGCCCGTACCGATGGAAAACCCATCCAGACCAAGGAAAGAGCCGATAGCCGCTTCCAGCAGGCGTTCGGTGCCCGGTATCAACTGCCCTTCATTAGTGGTCGTGGTGCGGGTTCCACTCGGGTCGATTACAGTCACTTCTTCATCGCCAATGCGCTCATCAGCGAAGAAAGCGGCCCCGACACCGGCCAGCACATTTGGTTGTGTATTACTGAAATTTTGCGAGGTAAACGGAATTTTTTCCCCTGCAATGACATATTGCAGGCCCAGATCCCGGGCAACATTATCCGAGATATTCACGACGATTGCTTCTATCAACACCTGCGGGCGACGGATATCCAGCTGTCGCACAACCGAAGCGATGATGCGCTGCGTATCGGTGTCAGCATTCACGACGAGTGAGTTTGTCTGGGCGTGAAAAACGATAGAGGGTTTACGGTTTGCAGAATCCTCACCGTAACTTTTTTCAATCATTTCAGTCAGGAGCGGCACAATCTCCTCGCCATCCGCGTGCGAGAGCCGGATCACTGACAGATCCACTTTGGAGGTGCCCGCAAGATCGAGGTCCTGAATCACAGGCAGCAATTTGCCGATCTCGCGTGGATTGCCCCGCAGAATGATCGTATTGCTGGCATCGACCGCAACGACGCTGATGCCACTGCTGCCAACGGCAGACTCTCCGGCACTTCTGGCACCAAGGTCACGCAACACAGCGGCTACCTCACCGGCAATCGCATTTTGTAACTGAATGGTCCGGACGACCGAGGTATCCTGATCAATACTGTCAATCACGCCAAGCAATCGGCTGACATTGGACGCTGTGTCCACGATGATGATCGAGTTGCTTTCGAGCACCGGCGTGACAATGCCCCGTTCACCAATCAGGCCACGCAAATTAGTGGCTGCGGTGCGCGCATCAACCAGATTGAGCCGGACAATGCGGGTCACATATTCACCGCCAGCAGCTGACGCGGCGCCGACATTCGCCTGACGGGTCGCTGTATCATTGGGAACGATCTTGTACTCACCATCACTGATCGGCAGGACGGCGTAGTTATTCACCTGCATGGTTGCCAGAAACAGCTCCCAGATTTCATCCGATGACAGGGTCGCCTCCGGCGGCGCAATAATCGTCACCTTGTTGTTGGCGAGACGCGGATCAATGACAAACTTGTACCCAGTCAGAACAGAGACTGTCCTGATGAAATCGCGAATGTCCGCCCCCTCATAGTTGTTCAGGATAGACCCGCCATTACTCTGGGCACCGGCAGGCGCAGCATGAAGCATGTGCAGGCTGACAGCAGCACACATTGCCAACAGGATTTTAGGTAACTTCACCATTACTGTAACTCCGAGAGGATGACGGGCAGTTCAATTTCTTCGCCACCCCGATTGATGGTGAGGACAATACGGTCCTGATTTTTCATCTCATCCAGCATCTCGAACAGTCGCTCCGGGTTTTGCGGGGCTGTCTGCCCGTTGATCCTGCTGATAACGTCCCCTTCACTGAGGCCCGTACGATTGAAGGCGCTCTGGTCTGCGCCCGCGGTTACGACATATTGCCCTGTTGCGATGCCATTGGCGCCGCGCACGGGACGAAGCACGAAAATCTCTGCCAGACGCTCCAACGACATGCTGGCACTGTTGTTACGCCCAGCCGGGGCCGTCGCCCCTGTTACGCGACCAGGTGCACCTGCCTGCTGCGCACCAGAAGCGTTGTTTGCTTTGTCCAGTGTAACAGATTCCAGGACACCATTGCGTGAAATAATGGCCCGCCGGGACTCAAGTCGCTCAAGCGTGACGCCGGGTTCAATTTCGTCACCAACGAGGTAGGTCTTTGCCGCCGCTGAACCAACCCTGATAATTGCACTACCGCGACCTCCCTCGAGAATCATGGCACCAGAGATAGAAATATTGAGCGTGGTTTCAACGGCATCAATATAGTCAGGGTCGCGCGCCGAGACTGTTGTCGTGGAAGCGCTGAACGGGTTGTAGCGCGCCAATACACTGTAATCTTCTGATGTCGCTGAGCTGGATGTCGCCAGCACGGCGACAGCATCCGGGTTACCGCCGTCATCTGCCGGCGTTATTACCGCCAGCACAAAGCGGGCAGCGAGCAGGGACAGCAACGCCAACGCACACACCTCAACAATGCTGACAATTTTGCTCTTGCGCCCGTCTGACGAACGACCGGGTTTCATGCGCAAAAAGGCTGGATATTTCAAACTCAACGTACTCAAGCCCGACCTGCTTTGCTTACTGTCTCACACATCAAACGCACCAATGACGCCTAACTGTTTTGCGGCCATCTGCCAATTTAGGTAATCTACAGCAAAAACAGTGCCTTACCACCTAATATTTGGCACGAAAAAAGGCGGCAAAAGCCGCCTTTTCTCAATTTCTGAGGCCTGTTACGCCTAGAATTCGCGTTTCAGGCTGACGGAGAACGTACGACCAAGTTCATACTGTTCAAAGTCCACATCGCTAACAGTAGAGTTAAGCGTTTCGCGAACGGCGTTGTAATCATCGTTGAAGATATTCTGAACCTTCACACCGAGATTGTAGTCAGAACCAAAAAGCGCGAGATCCTGATTGATCACAAGATCAATCGTGATCGGAGGCTCCTCAGTGATTTCAGGAAGGCTACCCTCACCGCGGTAGAGGATCCGATCACTTGAGTAGTTCGCCAGAACTGTGGCTTTTGAACCAGTGTCATTGTTCTCAACGCCCAACTGGAGGTTGAAGAGGTGATCTGATTGACCAACCAGGCGGCTGCCATCTGAGATAAAGGCATTCGCAGGGTCTTCACTGGCAACAATCCCGTTCGGTGACGCTACAGAGCGAATAACTGTGCCTGTGTTGTCAACTTCAGAGTCTGAGTATGTGTAGTTGGTTTTGAAAACCAGGTCCTTCCCGACAGCCCACGGCGTGTCGAAAAGCTCGGCCAGGTCAAAGTTTTTCTCCAG from Parvularcula sp. IMCC14364 encodes the following:
- the gspI gene encoding type II secretion system minor pseudopilin GspI translates to MSSRSIAGNQKGFTLTEVLIAMFILSTAIVALLALIAQSVRTTADIEQRVLAGIVAENVMTETLAPFSLPQTLASEGEAELAGQVWIWERELAETVADGMFRVTVTVRPGDSNQVISSVTAFREGGL
- a CDS encoding prepilin-type N-terminal cleavage/methylation domain-containing protein, which gives rise to MAKATMPILATGNRRPQSGLTLVEILVALAIIGLLAGVVVLTIPPGKSTAERMAYELGRQMKAAQELSVTGGRPVALEISVSTYQFQLFDGQGWQALELAGASNPENSQTDELIFEVSRTTLLRPGTAGVSSSQSPGQSLGQSLGQSLGQSLGQSGSKREDTRPITPDIIWQPTGEVMPVEITLADARSLWYVRQSSDGKVTVGLADE
- the gspG gene encoding type II secretion system major pseudopilin GspG, translating into MNMQKKRRELRRNRQRGLTLVEMMVVLVILGLLTTIVVINVLPAADQADIQKARADISSLEVALDQYRLDMKTYPTTAQGLQALVTVPDGVNRAASYRPGGYIRKLPLDPWGNPYVYQTPGENGQIDIYSFGADGREGGEGNDADIGNWQ
- the gspF gene encoding type II secretion system inner membrane protein GspF gives rise to the protein MTAFQYQALDTTGKTRKGILSADSVRLARRELLDRGLTPLSLENVGMDVDGQKRKKPSFSKHDVVLVTRQIAILVNSATPVEEALNAVAAQMNKPGVRGTLLTIRSRVIEGWRLSDALAEHPLIFSDLYRGIIAAGETSGDLGTVMVRLADMLEKNRATLMKAMTSLIYPAALAVIATLVISGMMIFIVPKIVEQFDTMGAQLPLVTRLVIGVSGFLQNWGIWLLIVTVLAVMGFWRALSIPAMRLRVDTFLLRLPVFGRLAKGMDAARFARTLSTLFASGVPLLDCLQASRRTVMNTRLREQLADTLTSVREGASLAGGLQKAAAFPPMLGYMVAAGERAGELPLMLDKTAAQMESEFDTATTVALRLIEPVIVVGMGLIIMTVMLAILVPVLQINTLTVG
- the gspE gene encoding type II secretion system ATPase GspE — encoded protein: MSDTVTKGEPKDATADELPLPKFSYSFARDKGLIVLARREPGFVVGQKKPSENVQENIWARIEARRFLGRPVTLEDLPDDIFERRLSEIYSVEGISTDELGATGDEDLSSLAEGLPKTADLLDSEDDAPVIRLINALIAEAVKTKASDIHIEPYEKEVSVRLRIDGVLREVLNLPARMTPVLTSRVKVMARLDIAEKRVPQDGRISISLGRRAVDVRISTLPSRFGERVVMRLLDKEQARLDLDTLGMSSALLGRFKSLLQRPNGIILVTGPTGSGKTTTLYGALSLLNDPSRNILTVEDPVEYALDGVGQTQVNTKVGMTFAAGLRAILRQDPDIVMVGEIRDVETAQIAVQASLTGHLVLSTVHTNSAVGAMTRLRDMGVEAFLLSSTLAGVMAQRLLRQLCPACKVPYEAEAAQLHLLGASPEEAVTLYKPAGCGRCNHTGYEGRVGVYELVIADEALKKMIHEDASEQELANHAFRNAQTLLQNGFAHARNGITSVEEVLRVLQKDQAEESLS